In one Sulfitobacter sp. LCG007 genomic region, the following are encoded:
- a CDS encoding type VI secretion system contractile sheath large subunit has translation MTDSDPTSAETEFSRGAPPGADSAQEAALPFGTLSAERPEDLDQPRERFRIAILGDFSGRASRGELAIGDDLATRRAIRFDIDRLDDVIAGFATTLTLPIGRDGAAVSVPLADIDGLHPDELYENVEIFEELGVLRQRVARGDSNAMSELRQWAQMYDRPIPASRARAKGSAVPADRRLSDFQTLIGDMTPTASVADAAEDLIARIVGPHVQAAPDPAQDSMLAAIDAALSDAMRAILHHPDFQSVEATWRSLDFLARRIETGPRLEVVLYDVSAEEWAADLSSTEDLADSGLFRMLAETPRLDAHQGPISAVFGLYTLEETPPHAALLARMAKIAAWMNAPFVTAISPRFLETPRQDRHPLVAESWDSLRALPEARYLGIASPRFLLRHPYGRRTDPVDPFDFEEFSLRDGLNGMLWANPAVVSAVLMAAGVSKSGKDMRLGEIMSLGDMPVHVMTDAHGDPIALPCTERLLTTRTMAEVVTRGFMPLLSIKGRNEVRQGSFQALGGDMLAGPWAISPAKTTSGAAPSFDFGATPAAANSKASSAMSGAVTPSAEDPATFGGDGDLPDFGDFDADAKLAEFGFETPDPGADASAAPDVDIDLDAMLAAFSDDAVTGADSGDFEIDPDLAAMLEDL, from the coding sequence ATGACCGACAGCGATCCGACATCCGCAGAAACCGAATTCTCCCGCGGGGCCCCGCCCGGCGCCGACAGCGCGCAGGAAGCGGCGCTGCCCTTCGGCACCCTGAGTGCAGAGCGGCCCGAGGATCTCGACCAGCCGCGCGAGCGTTTCCGGATTGCCATCCTGGGCGATTTCTCGGGCCGCGCCAGCCGCGGCGAACTGGCGATCGGCGATGACCTCGCGACGCGCCGTGCGATCCGCTTCGATATCGACCGGCTGGACGATGTCATCGCGGGCTTCGCGACCACTCTGACATTGCCGATCGGGCGCGACGGTGCTGCGGTTTCCGTGCCGCTCGCGGATATCGACGGCCTGCACCCCGACGAACTCTACGAAAATGTCGAGATCTTCGAGGAACTGGGCGTGCTCCGCCAGCGCGTGGCCCGAGGCGACAGCAACGCCATGAGCGAGCTGCGCCAGTGGGCACAGATGTACGATCGCCCGATACCCGCAAGCCGCGCGCGCGCCAAGGGCAGCGCGGTGCCCGCCGACCGTCGCCTGAGCGATTTCCAGACGCTGATCGGGGACATGACGCCGACGGCCTCGGTTGCCGATGCCGCCGAAGACCTGATCGCCCGCATCGTCGGCCCGCATGTCCAGGCCGCCCCCGATCCGGCGCAGGACAGCATGCTCGCGGCTATCGACGCCGCTCTTTCGGATGCGATGCGCGCCATCCTGCACCACCCCGATTTCCAGTCGGTCGAGGCCACATGGCGCTCGCTCGATTTCCTGGCGCGCCGCATCGAGACCGGGCCCAGGCTCGAGGTCGTGCTCTACGACGTCTCTGCCGAGGAATGGGCCGCCGATCTGTCGTCGACGGAGGATCTGGCTGACAGTGGCCTGTTCCGGATGCTGGCCGAGACGCCCCGGCTGGATGCCCATCAAGGCCCGATATCGGCGGTTTTCGGGCTCTACACGCTCGAGGAAACGCCGCCGCACGCGGCGCTGCTCGCCCGCATGGCGAAGATCGCCGCCTGGATGAATGCGCCCTTCGTCACCGCGATCTCGCCGCGCTTCCTCGAGACGCCCAGGCAGGACCGGCACCCGCTGGTGGCCGAAAGCTGGGACTCGCTGCGCGCTCTGCCAGAGGCGCGCTATCTCGGGATCGCCTCGCCGCGCTTCCTGCTGCGCCATCCCTATGGCCGGCGCACCGATCCCGTCGACCCGTTCGACTTCGAGGAATTCAGCCTGCGCGACGGGCTCAACGGGATGCTCTGGGCCAATCCGGCCGTCGTCTCGGCGGTGCTGATGGCGGCAGGCGTCTCGAAATCCGGCAAGGACATGCGCCTTGGCGAGATCATGTCGCTGGGCGACATGCCGGTTCATGTGATGACCGATGCGCATGGCGATCCTATTGCACTGCCCTGCACCGAGCGTCTGCTGACCACCCGTACCATGGCCGAGGTCGTGACCCGCGGCTTCATGCCCCTGCTGTCGATCAAGGGTCGCAACGAGGTCCGGCAGGGATCGTTCCAGGCGCTTGGCGGCGACATGCTCGCAGGACCATGGGCGATTTCGCCAGCCAAGACCACGTCCGGCGCGGCCCCGAGCTTCGACTTCGGTGCGACGCCCGCCGCAGCCAACAGCAAAGCCTCCTCCGCAATGAGCGGTGCGGTAACCCCCAGTGCCGAGGATCCGGCGACTTTCGGCGGCGATGGCGATCTGCCCGATTTCGGTGACTTCGACGCGGATGCCAAGCTCGCGGAATTCGGCTTTGAAACGCCCGATCCCGGCGCAGACGCAAGCGCGGCACCTGACGTGGACATCGACCTCGACGCCATGCTGGCTGCCTTCTCCGACGACGCCGTCACCGGCGCTGACAGCGGCGACTTCGAGATCGACCCCGACCTTGCGGCAATGCTGGAGGACCTGTGA